From the Limisphaerales bacterium genome, one window contains:
- a CDS encoding DUF1501 domain-containing protein — translation MAEESAGAKPAAFGKAKSVIWLMLNGGLSHIDSLDPKQGKSKGPAKAINTSGNFQVTEYFPKFAAVANRVSVIRSMEAKIGIHSPAQYYMRTAYEPRGTIIHPNLGAWGSHYLGRSSKNLPSSVCVNRRSDQGNGFFPSSFAPLAIGDPTKGISDVESIGGKSVATKRQALLNKIDADFRRKFNDKGVNSYKGFYDDALALMKSKELKAFDLADESEKQRETYGNNSFGQGCLLARRLVGSGVRFVEVKHDGWDHHKALADEMSEVAPVFDQAFATLITDLEQRGMLDSTLVVVATEFGRKPAFDGDGRSHHPVCFSTVLAGGGTKAGFVYGKSDDMGYYVDENAVSVGAFHASIAFAAGMEIGKPATSPSGRPMTVGDGEKPILELFA, via the coding sequence ATGGCTGAAGAGTCAGCAGGAGCAAAGCCTGCCGCCTTTGGTAAAGCGAAGAGCGTAATTTGGCTAATGCTCAATGGCGGTCTAAGTCACATTGACTCGCTGGACCCAAAACAAGGTAAATCTAAAGGTCCGGCAAAGGCGATTAACACGTCCGGGAACTTTCAGGTCACCGAATATTTCCCGAAATTCGCGGCGGTCGCAAATCGTGTAAGCGTGATTCGCTCTATGGAAGCAAAGATCGGCATCCATTCACCAGCACAATACTACATGCGAACCGCTTATGAACCTCGCGGAACGATTATACACCCAAATTTAGGAGCCTGGGGCTCTCACTACCTAGGGCGTAGTAGTAAAAATTTGCCGTCAAGTGTGTGCGTCAATCGCCGTTCCGATCAAGGTAATGGCTTCTTCCCTTCGAGCTTTGCCCCACTTGCTATCGGAGATCCGACCAAAGGGATCAGTGACGTTGAATCGATCGGTGGTAAGTCAGTGGCCACAAAGCGACAGGCATTGTTAAACAAAATCGATGCCGACTTTCGGAGAAAATTCAATGATAAGGGGGTTAATTCTTATAAAGGTTTCTACGATGATGCCCTAGCCTTAATGAAGAGTAAGGAATTGAAAGCTTTTGACTTGGCGGATGAGTCAGAAAAACAACGGGAGACCTATGGTAATAATTCATTCGGTCAGGGATGCTTGCTCGCTCGTCGCCTAGTTGGATCCGGTGTCCGTTTTGTTGAGGTGAAGCACGATGGCTGGGATCATCACAAAGCACTTGCCGATGAGATGAGTGAAGTGGCGCCGGTATTTGACCAGGCATTCGCAACACTGATTACTGACCTTGAGCAGCGAGGGATGCTGGATTCCACGCTGGTCGTTGTTGCGACAGAATTTGGTCGTAAACCGGCATTCGATGGTGATGGACGAAGTCATCACCCTGTTTGCTTTTCAACGGTTCTCGCTGGAGGAGGCACAAAGGCTGGGTTTGTCTATGGCAAGAGTGACGATATGGGATACTACGTTGACGAAAATGCCGTTTCTGTTGGAGCATTTCACGCCAGCATCGCATTCGCAGCTGGTATGGAAATTGGGAAACCCGCCACGTCGCCTTCTGGGCGACCCATGACTGTCGGTGACGGCGAAAAGCCTATCCTGGAGTTATTCGCGTGA
- a CDS encoding sulfatase-like hydrolase/transferase, whose protein sequence is MIRARHLAYLFLLALVSPAISDEAPRPHIVLIMSDDQGWGQVGYMNHPHLKGNTPNLDAMAKSGIRFNRFYAAASVCSPTRASVLTGRSPHRTGVPGLHKRLCLQEKTLPAALKKAGYATAHFGKWHLGGVQGSAMPVLPDDPNGPKHYGFDEWLSATNYIEMNPLMTHNGEIVYLEGESSVLMVEAGLTFIEANKEKPTFTVLWYGSPHFPYTALEQDLQGLPKDMDGRQRSLLGEIVALDRSIGMLRNRLRELDLAKNTLIWFCSDNGGRDHEPHAMAGLRGAKGNLYEGGIRVPGLIEWPGTIQPQVTDFPASTMDIMPTLMDLLDLPKDSMLEVVDGESIVPLFTGTTPKRARPIPIKNKGMALLEGRYKIVRNGNGKGIPWELFDLKTDLGETTNLAAEQPERFEQMKAEALAVEASIDNSALGRDYPEGKVLQPQRSERWEQMEAYQALYEKFAELKPGWKAPVQKSKKEKR, encoded by the coding sequence ATGATTCGCGCGCGCCATCTAGCTTATCTTTTCCTTTTGGCCCTTGTCTCTCCCGCCATCAGCGATGAGGCGCCCCGGCCTCACATCGTCCTCATCATGTCGGACGATCAGGGCTGGGGGCAGGTGGGTTACATGAACCATCCGCATCTGAAGGGGAATACTCCGAATCTGGATGCGATGGCGAAGTCCGGCATTCGGTTCAATCGATTCTATGCGGCCGCCTCAGTGTGCTCGCCGACGCGCGCCTCGGTTTTGACGGGGCGTTCGCCGCATCGCACCGGGGTTCCCGGTCTGCACAAGCGCCTTTGCTTGCAGGAAAAGACCCTGCCTGCTGCTCTAAAAAAAGCGGGCTACGCCACCGCCCACTTTGGTAAATGGCATTTGGGAGGGGTTCAGGGTTCGGCCATGCCGGTTCTTCCGGATGACCCGAACGGCCCCAAGCATTATGGCTTTGATGAATGGTTATCGGCGACCAACTACATCGAAATGAATCCGTTGATGACGCACAATGGTGAGATCGTTTATCTCGAAGGCGAATCTTCCGTGTTGATGGTGGAAGCAGGGCTGACGTTTATTGAGGCCAATAAGGAAAAGCCGACCTTCACGGTGCTTTGGTATGGCTCGCCGCACTTTCCTTATACCGCGCTGGAGCAGGATTTGCAGGGGTTGCCGAAGGACATGGATGGAAGGCAGCGAAGTCTGTTGGGTGAGATTGTTGCCCTGGATCGGAGCATCGGCATGCTTCGCAACCGGTTGCGCGAGTTGGATTTGGCCAAGAACACGTTGATCTGGTTTTGCAGTGACAATGGAGGGCGCGACCATGAACCCCATGCGATGGCGGGTCTGCGTGGGGCCAAAGGCAATTTGTATGAAGGCGGTATTCGCGTGCCGGGATTGATCGAATGGCCGGGCACGATTCAGCCGCAGGTGACGGATTTCCCGGCATCCACGATGGACATCATGCCGACTCTGATGGACCTCCTTGACCTGCCGAAGGACTCGATGCTGGAAGTCGTCGACGGCGAAAGCATCGTTCCGTTGTTTACCGGCACCACACCGAAACGCGCTCGCCCGATACCCATTAAAAACAAAGGAATGGCATTGCTGGAGGGGCGTTACAAGATCGTGAGGAATGGAAATGGCAAAGGGATTCCATGGGAGCTTTTTGATCTGAAAACCGATCTGGGGGAAACCACCAACTTGGCGGCTGAACAACCCGAGCGTTTTGAACAGATGAAAGCAGAGGCGCTCGCCGTTGAGGCTTCCATCGACAACAGTGCGCTGGGGCGGGACTATCCGGAGGGGAAGGTGCTGCAGCCTCAACGTTCGGAGAGGTGGGAACAAATGGAAGCGTACCAAGCGCTTTATGAGAAGTTCGCTGAGCTAAAGCCCGGATGGAAGGCGCCTGTCCAGAAATCAAAAAAGGAGAAACGGTAA
- a CDS encoding sulfatase-like hydrolase/transferase produces MKSLTKLFYAILVFGPLLSAPSSQAGERMNLLVLMADDLNTWILEKPERYSGKVIAPNLQAFGDSGVVFRNAYSASPFCVPSRTSLWSGVRRVREFCEPVSFVVGE; encoded by the coding sequence ATGAAATCACTGACAAAACTATTCTATGCCATCCTCGTCTTCGGCCCATTGCTCAGTGCGCCGAGCAGCCAGGCCGGCGAGCGGATGAATCTGCTGGTGCTCATGGCCGATGATCTAAATACGTGGATACTGGAAAAGCCGGAACGGTACTCGGGAAAAGTGATCGCTCCGAATCTTCAGGCGTTCGGTGACAGCGGAGTGGTGTTTCGAAATGCCTACAGCGCGTCGCCGTTTTGTGTGCCTTCACGCACGTCGCTTTGGTCGGGGGTGAGGCGGGTGAGGGAGTTTTGTGAACCGGTGTCGTTTGTTGTGGGTGAATAA
- a CDS encoding polysaccharide lyase family 7 protein: MKFTFLLPIVLISGLAVGAWTHQTDKLASTPQTVPGLLAALNLTDDQKAGFQAQERKKQRPSGNNQPKPEVNLPIIKVPVTPVVGPPPASRFNLKNWKLTLPYNKAGNYGGHAAEIGAKQLVAGFKDPHFYTDANGTMIFWCPVIGSTTGNTKFPRSELREMLEPGNVGRNWDSTGTHQLEGRCRLLQVPSYPKVVIGQIHSYTGKSKPLVKLQYYKGRMEALVKLSPFAGKDKLIKFADVGLNNDIAWQIQLKDAVLSVTVNGVTQTENMLTHDPRWAEQTFYFKAGAYPQDDTGDVTEGARVAFSQLNASHNQKP, from the coding sequence TTGAAATTCACGTTTCTTCTTCCCATCGTACTCATTTCAGGCCTCGCGGTTGGCGCATGGACGCATCAGACTGATAAACTTGCCTCAACTCCCCAAACAGTGCCTGGGCTGTTGGCTGCGTTGAATCTCACCGATGACCAGAAGGCAGGTTTCCAAGCACAGGAACGAAAGAAGCAGAGACCTTCAGGTAATAATCAGCCTAAGCCCGAGGTGAACCTGCCGATCATTAAAGTTCCGGTCACGCCCGTCGTGGGCCCGCCTCCCGCCAGTCGTTTCAATCTAAAGAACTGGAAACTGACGTTGCCCTACAACAAGGCTGGCAACTACGGTGGTCACGCCGCCGAGATTGGGGCAAAACAACTGGTCGCCGGATTCAAGGATCCGCATTTCTACACCGACGCCAACGGCACAATGATTTTCTGGTGTCCTGTAATCGGTTCAACGACTGGCAACACCAAGTTCCCTCGCAGTGAACTGCGCGAAATGCTTGAGCCCGGAAACGTCGGTCGTAATTGGGACAGTACCGGGACGCACCAACTCGAAGGACGCTGTCGCCTGCTCCAAGTCCCTAGTTACCCCAAAGTCGTAATCGGACAGATCCATAGCTATACCGGCAAATCGAAACCTCTGGTAAAGCTCCAATACTACAAAGGCCGCATGGAAGCTCTCGTCAAGCTCAGCCCCTTCGCCGGCAAGGACAAATTGATCAAGTTTGCCGATGTGGGCCTAAACAACGACATTGCCTGGCAGATCCAGCTCAAGGATGCCGTGCTCTCCGTAACCGTGAACGGCGTGACCCAAACCGAAAACATGCTCACGCACGATCCCCGATGGGCCGAGCAGACTTTCTACTTCAAGGCCGGGGCCTACCCGCAAGACGACACGGGTGATGTTACCGAAGGCGCTCGCGTGGCTTTCAGCCAACTGAATGCGAGCCATAACCAGAAACCCTAG